A stretch of the Vulcanisaeta souniana JCM 11219 genome encodes the following:
- a CDS encoding FAD-binding oxidoreductase — translation MADRNNVIKRISSLGIKFEFGTRSDFIGFPVRPLIIIYPRDENDIISIVKIANEYRVPIVPWGAGTSLTGAVSCNDCILIDMRSMNRILEVNTVDWYVRVQPGVILDDLNRELNKYGFLFPPDPASHYMCTVGGIIATDAGGMRAVRYGTVKDWVLALRIVLPSGDAIRVGEPLRKNRAGYDLVHLFVGSEGTLGIITETWLRIMPLSRRHLRVFIVYLDNMDMLARFVYEVRSRGIIPELMEYMDYYSIRAVNEVFNAGLKETNGGLVFIIIEDDYALELMDIASRIGEVHELMDKDANKMYDYRSRAGEAIKTMYGNFYSEDITVPVSKLVEAIGKLRSISMKYGRPMPILAHIGDGNMHPHILFKSGEENMAQKIYEEVARIAIELGGTISGEHGIGLQKKSLLHEQYIERNNVITLNLMRNIKRLIDPSNLMNPGKYVDY, via the coding sequence AATTATTTATCCGCGTGATGAAAATGACATTATTAGCATTGTTAAGATAGCTAATGAGTATCGCGTACCAATAGTGCCCTGGGGTGCTGGGACGAGCCTTACCGGTGCCGTTTCCTGCAATGACTGCATCCTAATTGATATGCGTAGTATGAATAGGATACTTGAGGTTAATACTGTTGATTGGTATGTTAGGGTTCAACCTGGTGTTATACTTGATGACTTGAATAGGGAGCTTAATAAATATGGTTTCTTATTCCCGCCTGATCCAGCTAGTCACTACATGTGTACTGTAGGTGGGATAATAGCGACTGATGCGGGTGGTATGAGGGCCGTGAGATACGGCACTGTCAAGGACTGGGTACTCGCCCTAAGAATTGTGTTGCCAAGTGGCGATGCTATTAGGGTTGGTGAACCATTGAGAAAGAACAGGGCTGGCTATGACCTAGTTCATCTATTCGTTGGCAGTGAGGGTACCTTGGGCATAATCACTGAGACTTGGCTTAGGATTATGCCGTTATCCCGTAGGCACCTTAGGGTATTCATCGTATACTTAGATAATATGGATATGCTGGCTAGGTTTGTGTATGAGGTTAGGAGTAGGGGCATCATACCTGAGCTTATGGAGTACATGGATTACTATTCAATAAGGGCCGTGAATGAAGTATTTAATGCAGGCCTTAAGGAGACTAACGGTGGTTTAGTATTTATAATCATCGAGGATGATTATGCACTTGAATTAATGGATATAGCGTCTCGCATTGGTGAAGTGCATGAATTAATGGATAAGGATGCCAATAAAATGTACGATTACAGATCAAGGGCTGGGGAGGCTATCAAGACCATGTACGGTAACTTCTATTCTGAGGACATAACAGTGCCCGTATCAAAATTAGTCGAAGCCATAGGCAAGCTAAGGAGCATTAGCATGAAGTATGGGAGACCAATGCCAATATTGGCGCACATAGGCGATGGAAATATGCACCCGCACATACTATTTAAGTCAGGCGAGGAGAATATGGCGCAGAAGATATATGAGGAAGTTGCCAGGATAGCTATTGAATTAGGTGGCACCATAAGCGGTGAACATGGTATTGGTCTTCAAAAGAAATCATTGCTACATGAACAATATATTGAAAGAAACAATGTTATTACGTTGAATTTGATGAGGAACATAAAGAGATTAATTGATCCTAGCAATCTGATGAATCCTGGTAAGTATGTTGATTATTAA